One region of Mycolicibacterium rhodesiae NBB3 genomic DNA includes:
- a CDS encoding amino acid permease, which produces MAWRTKSVEQSIADTDEPETRLRKDLNWWDLTVFGVSIVIGAGIFTITASTAGNITGPAISISFVIAAISCGLAALCYAEFASTVPVAGSAYTFSYATFGEFIAWIIGWDLILEFAVAAAVVAKGWSSYLGTVFGFGGGTAHLGGIELDWGALLIIVFVTAILAWGTKLSAGVSLVITVIKVAVVLLVVAVGAFYIKMENFTPFVPPAEAGESSSGMDQSLFSLLTGAGGSTYGWYGVLAGASIVFFAFIGFDVVATTAEETKNPQRDVARGILASLAIVTVLYVAVAVVLSGMVRYTELRDAGEKANLATAFAANGIDWAAKVISIGALAGLTTVVIVLVLGQTRVLFAMSRDGLVPRSLAKTGTHGTPVRITLIVGALVAVTASVFPIGKLEEMVNIGTLFAFVLVSAGVIVLRRTRPDLERGFRAPLVPFLPIAAIIACVWLMLNLTALTWIRFLIWMAIGVVIYFLYGRRHSVLANSAR; this is translated from the coding sequence ATGGCATGGCGAACGAAGTCGGTGGAGCAATCGATTGCCGACACTGACGAACCCGAGACTCGCCTGCGAAAAGATCTGAACTGGTGGGATCTCACGGTCTTCGGGGTGTCCATCGTCATCGGCGCAGGCATCTTCACGATCACCGCGTCGACGGCCGGCAACATCACCGGCCCGGCCATCTCGATCTCGTTCGTGATCGCCGCGATCTCGTGCGGGCTGGCCGCGCTGTGCTATGCCGAGTTCGCGTCGACGGTCCCGGTCGCGGGTAGCGCCTACACCTTCTCCTATGCGACATTCGGTGAGTTCATCGCGTGGATCATCGGCTGGGACCTGATCCTCGAGTTCGCAGTCGCCGCCGCAGTGGTGGCCAAGGGCTGGTCGAGCTATCTGGGAACGGTGTTCGGATTCGGCGGCGGGACAGCGCATCTGGGCGGCATTGAATTGGATTGGGGCGCGCTGCTGATCATCGTCTTCGTCACCGCGATCTTGGCGTGGGGCACCAAGCTGTCCGCGGGTGTCAGCCTGGTCATCACCGTGATCAAGGTCGCGGTGGTGCTGCTCGTCGTGGCTGTCGGCGCGTTCTACATCAAGATGGAGAACTTCACCCCTTTCGTTCCGCCCGCCGAAGCCGGTGAAAGCAGTTCCGGAATGGACCAGTCGCTGTTCTCGTTGCTGACCGGCGCGGGCGGTAGCACCTACGGCTGGTACGGCGTGCTGGCGGGCGCGTCGATCGTCTTCTTCGCCTTCATCGGCTTCGATGTCGTGGCCACCACAGCGGAGGAGACCAAGAACCCGCAGCGCGATGTGGCCCGCGGCATCCTCGCGTCACTTGCGATCGTCACCGTGCTGTACGTCGCGGTGGCGGTGGTGCTCTCGGGCATGGTGCGCTACACCGAACTGCGCGACGCCGGTGAGAAGGCGAATCTCGCAACGGCCTTTGCCGCCAACGGTATCGACTGGGCGGCGAAGGTGATCTCGATCGGCGCGTTGGCCGGGCTGACCACCGTCGTGATTGTGCTGGTGCTCGGACAAACCCGGGTGCTGTTCGCGATGTCGCGCGACGGGCTGGTGCCGCGGTCGCTCGCGAAGACCGGAACGCACGGAACACCCGTGCGGATCACCCTGATCGTCGGCGCCCTGGTGGCCGTGACGGCGTCGGTGTTCCCGATTGGCAAGCTCGAGGAGATGGTCAACATCGGCACGCTGTTCGCGTTCGTGCTGGTGTCCGCGGGTGTGATCGTGCTTCGTCGCACGCGGCCCGACCTCGAGCGCGGCTTCCGGGCGCCGTTGGTGCCGTTCCTGCCGATTGCCGCGATCATCGCGTGCGTGTGGCTGATGCTCAACCTCACCGCGCTGACCTGGATCCGCTTCCTCATCTGGATGGCAATCGGCGTGGTGATCTATTTCCTCTACGGCCGTCGCCACTCCGTGCTTGCGAATTCGGCGCGCTAG
- a CDS encoding DUF3499 domain-containing protein, with protein sequence MNVPRRCCRPGCPHYAVATLTFVYSDSTAVVGPLATVSEPHSWDLCVLHASRITAPRGWELVRHAGPLPSHPDEDDLVALAEAVREGRDVAPPINGVAAGFSDPVTGMSGGALMAPPARRSDTNGRRRGHLRVLPDPPE encoded by the coding sequence GTGAACGTTCCCCGTCGCTGCTGCCGGCCCGGGTGCCCCCACTACGCGGTGGCGACGCTGACCTTCGTGTACTCCGACTCGACGGCAGTCGTCGGCCCGCTGGCCACGGTGTCCGAGCCGCATTCGTGGGACCTGTGCGTCCTGCACGCCAGCCGTATCACCGCGCCGCGCGGCTGGGAGCTGGTCCGCCACGCCGGTCCGCTGCCGTCGCACCCCGACGAGGACGATCTGGTAGCCCTCGCCGAGGCCGTACGCGAAGGGCGTGATGTGGCGCCGCCCATCAACGGAGTGGCCGCGGGATTTTCCGATCCGGTCACCGGGATGTCGGGCGGAGCGTTGATGGCGCCACCCGCCCGCAGGTCCGACACCAACGGACGGCGGCGGGGCCACCTGCGGGTGTTGCCAGACCCGCCCGAATAG
- a CDS encoding TetR family transcriptional regulator gives MTGASGATGKDRVARVTRRTARRIPYAEASRVLLRDSILDGMREELLTRDWSAITLSHVAKAAGISRQTIYNEFGSRHGLAQAYALRLADRLVDQIDDAIVGNEGDVYAAFLQGFRDFFTESAADPLVISLLTGDFKPDLLQLITTDSGPIITHCSQRLTSTFIDSWVKCSDEDAGVLARAIVRLAMSYVSMPPEKADLGALPSHGPTRELGTGGPPARGGDVAHDLARLMTPFAERYGVLDTS, from the coding sequence ATGACCGGGGCGAGCGGAGCGACGGGGAAAGATAGGGTCGCGAGGGTGACCCGTCGGACCGCGCGGCGCATCCCGTACGCCGAGGCGTCGAGGGTGTTGCTGCGCGATTCGATTCTGGATGGCATGCGAGAAGAACTGCTCACCCGCGACTGGTCGGCGATCACGCTGTCGCATGTCGCCAAGGCCGCGGGCATCAGCCGTCAGACCATCTACAACGAGTTCGGCTCACGGCACGGCCTGGCGCAGGCCTATGCGCTGCGCCTGGCCGACCGACTCGTCGACCAGATCGACGACGCGATCGTGGGCAACGAGGGCGACGTCTACGCGGCGTTCCTGCAGGGGTTCCGCGACTTCTTCACCGAGTCGGCCGCCGACCCGCTGGTGATCTCGTTGCTGACCGGCGACTTCAAGCCGGACCTTCTCCAGCTCATCACCACCGACAGCGGGCCGATCATCACCCACTGCTCACAGCGGCTGACGTCGACGTTCATCGACAGCTGGGTGAAATGCAGCGATGAGGATGCAGGCGTGCTGGCGAGGGCGATCGTTCGCCTCGCGATGAGCTACGTGTCGATGCCGCCCGAAAAAGCTGATCTGGGGGCACTCCCCTCGCATGGGCCCACGCGCGAGCTGGGGACTGGGGGCCCACCCGCTCGCGGGGGAGATGTTGCCCATGACCTGGCCCGTTTGATGACGCCCTTCGCTGAGCGCTACGGTGTCCTAGATACCTCTTAG
- the manA gene encoding mannose-6-phosphate isomerase, class I, producing MNLLRGAVRTYAWGSRTAIADFTGRPSPTAHPEAELWFGAHPGDPAWLETDNGETSLLDTLRDDPEGQLGASVRGRFGDTLPFLLKVLAADEPLSLQAHPSARQAAEGFAREDRLGIPVTAPNRNYRDASHKPEILVALEEFEALAGFRPVEESIELMRSLAVTDLDPFVNLLVGQPDADGLRALFTTWITAPQPDLDVLVPAVIDGAIHYVRSRNTTFAAEARTVLELGERYPGDAGVLASMLLNRITLEPGEAIYLPAGNLHAYLQGVGVEVMANSDNVLRGGLTPKHVDVPELLRVLDFTPASDDLIRPTITRDGMELVYETPAPEFAVSELSIDGEHLGHEIDAPSRHDGPQILLCTQGSTVVSAKGGSVTLNRGSAAWVAADEGPIRLAADTPTKLFRATVGI from the coding sequence GTGAACTTGCTACGTGGGGCGGTGCGTACCTATGCGTGGGGGTCGCGCACAGCGATTGCGGACTTCACCGGACGGCCAAGTCCCACAGCGCATCCCGAGGCCGAACTGTGGTTCGGCGCCCACCCCGGCGATCCTGCGTGGCTGGAGACCGACAACGGGGAGACGTCGCTGCTCGACACATTGCGCGATGATCCGGAGGGACAGCTCGGGGCGAGTGTGCGCGGGCGATTCGGCGACACACTGCCGTTCCTGCTCAAGGTGCTCGCCGCGGACGAGCCGCTGTCGCTGCAGGCGCACCCCAGCGCGCGGCAGGCGGCTGAGGGCTTCGCACGCGAAGACCGGTTGGGCATTCCGGTGACCGCGCCGAACCGCAACTACCGCGACGCCAGCCACAAGCCCGAAATCCTGGTTGCCCTAGAAGAATTCGAGGCGCTCGCCGGCTTCCGCCCAGTGGAGGAAAGCATCGAGCTGATGCGCTCGCTGGCGGTGACCGATCTCGACCCGTTCGTGAACCTGCTGGTCGGTCAGCCCGATGCGGACGGCCTTCGGGCCCTGTTCACGACGTGGATCACCGCACCGCAGCCCGATCTCGACGTGCTGGTGCCCGCAGTGATCGACGGCGCGATCCACTACGTGCGTTCGCGCAACACGACATTCGCCGCCGAGGCCAGGACCGTCCTCGAACTCGGCGAGCGCTACCCGGGCGACGCCGGCGTACTGGCCAGCATGTTGCTGAACCGCATCACGTTGGAGCCCGGCGAGGCGATCTACCTACCCGCGGGGAACCTGCACGCATACCTGCAAGGCGTCGGCGTCGAGGTGATGGCCAACTCCGACAACGTCTTACGCGGGGGACTGACACCCAAGCACGTGGACGTGCCCGAGCTACTGCGGGTGCTGGACTTCACTCCCGCGAGCGACGATCTGATCCGTCCGACGATCACCAGAGACGGCATGGAACTGGTCTACGAAACACCGGCTCCCGAATTCGCGGTCTCCGAGCTGAGCATCGACGGTGAGCACCTCGGTCACGAGATCGACGCGCCGAGTCGCCATGACGGACCGCAGATTCTACTGTGTACCCAGGGGTCGACGGTGGTGTCCGCCAAGGGCGGCAGCGTCACCCTCAATCGCGGGTCTGCTGCGTGGGTCGCCGCCGACGAGGGCCCCATCCGCCTGGCCGCCGACACCCCGACGAAACTCTTCCGCGCCACGGTGGGCATTTAA
- a CDS encoding type IV toxin-antitoxin system AbiEi family antitoxin domain-containing protein encodes MLDDYLRRHDGVITLDQARAAGLSRRVAERRLESGRWVRCGRGVYFVDDRPFSDAARIRAAVWSYGSAAVASGLTAAWWHGLSRFTPDIAEVTVPRNSHGRRHTNTRVRRRSLDECDVVERRGLRVTSLPLTVVEAAAQRGGGAKLMDNALQRHVDLSSLWRAHLRNKGRTGAPRSRRLLQAASDGSRSVAERLLIKLLKDAGIGGWQANFWVAGYRVDVGFPGARVALEVDGMAFHSGAEEFQVDRERQNAIVLSGWQVLRFTWLDLTEYPDRVSAVIRAAISAR; translated from the coding sequence GTGCTCGACGACTATTTGCGTCGCCACGACGGCGTCATCACACTCGACCAGGCGCGCGCGGCAGGACTCAGCCGGCGGGTAGCCGAGCGCAGGTTGGAGTCGGGCAGATGGGTGCGCTGTGGCCGTGGCGTGTACTTCGTCGACGACCGACCGTTTTCGGACGCTGCGCGAATCCGGGCCGCGGTCTGGAGTTACGGGTCCGCAGCCGTAGCGAGTGGCCTGACGGCGGCATGGTGGCACGGGCTGTCCCGGTTTACGCCCGACATCGCCGAAGTGACAGTGCCGAGGAACAGTCACGGCCGTCGGCATACGAACACTCGAGTGCGCCGTCGCAGCCTCGATGAGTGCGACGTCGTCGAACGTCGCGGCCTGCGAGTGACGTCGCTGCCACTGACCGTCGTTGAAGCAGCTGCCCAACGCGGCGGTGGCGCGAAGCTGATGGACAACGCGTTGCAGCGACACGTCGATCTCAGCAGTTTGTGGCGCGCCCACCTTCGCAATAAGGGCCGAACGGGAGCGCCCCGCTCGCGTCGGCTGTTGCAAGCGGCCTCGGACGGATCGCGGTCCGTCGCGGAGCGACTCTTGATCAAGCTTCTGAAAGACGCGGGCATCGGGGGATGGCAGGCGAACTTCTGGGTCGCGGGTTATCGCGTCGACGTCGGGTTTCCGGGTGCTCGGGTGGCCCTCGAAGTCGACGGGATGGCCTTCCACAGCGGTGCCGAGGAGTTTCAGGTCGACCGCGAGCGCCAGAACGCCATCGTGCTGAGTGGATGGCAGGTGCTGCGCTTCACCTGGCTGGACCTCACCGAGTACCCCGATCGGGTATCCGCGGTCATTCGTGCTGCGATTTCGGCGCGCTGA
- a CDS encoding rubredoxin: protein MAAYTCPGCDYVYDEAKGAPREGFPAGTAWSDIPDEWCCPDCAVREKVDFEAEASEATGNEPRGAIK, encoded by the coding sequence ATGGCCGCCTACACGTGCCCCGGCTGCGACTACGTTTACGACGAAGCGAAAGGCGCTCCGCGAGAAGGATTTCCGGCGGGCACCGCCTGGAGCGATATCCCCGACGAGTGGTGCTGCCCCGACTGCGCAGTACGCGAGAAGGTCGACTTCGAAGCCGAGGCGAGCGAAGCGACGGGAAATGAACCGAGAGGAGCAATCAAGTGA
- a CDS encoding rubredoxin: MSDYKLFICVQCGFEYDEEKGWPEDGIAPGTRWDDIPDDWSCPDCGAAKADFEMVEVARS; encoded by the coding sequence GTGAGCGATTACAAGCTGTTCATCTGCGTGCAGTGCGGATTCGAGTACGACGAGGAGAAGGGCTGGCCGGAGGACGGCATCGCGCCCGGCACCCGCTGGGACGACATCCCCGACGACTGGAGCTGCCCGGACTGCGGAGCGGCCAAGGCCGACTTCGAGATGGTGGAGGTCGCTCGTTCGTGA
- a CDS encoding metallopeptidase family protein: MRGPLLPATVPGWRSRAELFDMAVLEAYEPIERRWQDRVSTLDIAVDEIPRISPKDPESVQWPPEVIADGPIALARLIPAGVDVRGNATRARIVLFRKPIERRVKDTVELSDLLHEVLVAQVATYLGVEPSVIDPTIEDE; the protein is encoded by the coding sequence ATGCGCGGACCGCTTCTGCCGGCGACGGTGCCCGGCTGGCGCAGCCGAGCCGAACTGTTCGACATGGCCGTCCTGGAGGCCTACGAACCGATCGAACGCCGGTGGCAGGACAGAGTCTCCACGCTGGATATCGCCGTCGACGAAATTCCCCGTATCTCGCCGAAGGACCCCGAGAGCGTGCAATGGCCGCCTGAGGTGATCGCCGACGGCCCGATCGCACTGGCCCGGCTGATCCCAGCGGGTGTTGATGTCAGAGGTAACGCCACGAGGGCGCGAATTGTGTTGTTCCGCAAGCCGATCGAACGACGGGTGAAGGACACCGTCGAACTCTCGGACCTGCTGCATGAAGTCTTGGTGGCCCAGGTGGCCACCTATTTGGGCGTCGAGCCCTCCGTCATCGATCCGACGATCGAAGACGAGTAG
- a CDS encoding alkane 1-monooxygenase, translating into MSELEIAQWRDKKRYLWLMGLIAPTAIFVMLPLIWALNQFGWHAVAQVPFWIGPILLYVVLPALDLRFGPDGQNPPDEVMERLESDKYYRYCTYIYIPFQYASVIFGAYLFTASDLSWLGFDGGLAWPAKIGLALSVGMLGGVGINTAHEMGHKKDELERWLAKVTLAQTLYGHFYIEHNRGHHVRVATPEDPASARFGETFWEFLPRSVWGSLKSSWELEAARLRRQGKSPWHWSNDVLNAWAMSLVLYGALIAVFGLALIPYILISAVFGFTLLETVNYLEHYGLLRQKTESGRYERCAPVHSWNSDHIVTNLFLYHLQRHSDHHANPTRRYQTLRSMDGAPNLPSGYASMIALTYFPPLWRKVMDHRVLEHYDGDITRVNVHPRMRDKVFAKYGATV; encoded by the coding sequence ATGTCAGAGCTCGAAATCGCCCAGTGGCGCGACAAGAAGCGCTACCTGTGGCTGATGGGTTTGATCGCTCCGACCGCGATCTTCGTGATGCTGCCGCTGATATGGGCGCTCAATCAGTTCGGCTGGCATGCGGTGGCGCAGGTGCCGTTCTGGATCGGCCCGATCCTGCTCTACGTCGTGCTGCCGGCACTGGATCTGCGGTTCGGACCCGACGGGCAGAACCCGCCCGACGAGGTGATGGAGCGACTGGAGAGCGACAAGTACTACCGCTACTGCACCTATATCTACATCCCATTCCAATACGCCAGCGTGATCTTCGGCGCCTACCTCTTCACGGCGTCGGATCTGAGTTGGCTCGGCTTCGACGGCGGGCTGGCGTGGCCGGCCAAGATCGGCCTCGCGCTGTCGGTGGGCATGCTCGGCGGGGTGGGCATCAACACTGCGCACGAAATGGGCCACAAGAAAGACGAATTGGAACGTTGGCTCGCCAAGGTCACTCTGGCGCAGACGCTCTACGGCCACTTCTACATCGAGCACAACCGTGGTCACCACGTCCGGGTCGCCACTCCGGAGGATCCCGCGTCGGCCCGCTTCGGAGAGACCTTCTGGGAGTTCCTGCCGCGCAGTGTGTGGGGGAGCCTGAAGTCGTCGTGGGAGTTGGAGGCCGCGCGACTGCGTCGCCAGGGCAAGAGTCCGTGGCACTGGTCCAATGACGTGCTCAACGCCTGGGCGATGTCGCTGGTGCTCTACGGCGCCCTGATCGCGGTCTTCGGTCTCGCGCTGATTCCCTACATCCTCATCTCCGCGGTGTTCGGCTTCACGCTTCTGGAGACGGTGAACTACCTCGAGCACTACGGGCTGCTGCGGCAGAAGACCGAAAGCGGTCGCTACGAGCGGTGCGCGCCGGTGCACAGCTGGAACTCCGATCACATCGTGACCAATCTGTTCCTGTACCACCTGCAGCGGCACAGCGATCACCATGCGAACCCGACGCGTCGTTACCAGACGCTGCGGAGTATGGACGGTGCGCCGAATCTGCCGAGCGGATACGCGTCGATGATCGCCCTGACCTACTTCCCGCCGCTGTGGCGCAAGGTGATGGACCACCGGGTGCTCGAGCACTATGACGGCGACATCACCAGGGTCAATGTGCACCCGCGGATGCGCGACAAGGTGTTCGCCAAGTATGGGGCGACGGTCTGA
- a CDS encoding phosphomannomutase/phosphoglucomutase produces the protein MSRPAAAVRSVIKAYDVRGLVGDELDEQFVGEIGGAFARLMRAENATTVVIGHDMRDSSPALSEAFAEGVVAQGLDVVRIGLASTDQLYFASGLLDCPGAMFTASHNPAAYNGIKLCRAEAKPVGRDTGLTVISDEVIAGVPTHDGPRGTKSDRDVLADYGEFLRSLVSLAEMRPMKVAVDAGNGMGGHTTPAVLGAIPSITLAPLFFELDGTFPNHEANPLDPANLVDLQAFVLETGADIGLAFDGDADRCFVVDEKGRPVSPSAVTALVASRELRREIGATVIHNLITSRAVPELVAERGGTPVRSRVGHSFIKGLMADTGAIFGGEHSAHYYFRDFWGADSGMLAALHVLAALGEQNRPLSDLMADYQRYEASGEVNFTVTDAEACVDKVLLSYGARIHSIDHLDGVTVDLGDGSWFNLRMSNTEPLLRLNVEARTIEEVDEIVGQISQTVKDQTSSNSEAHT, from the coding sequence ATGTCCCGGCCCGCCGCGGCTGTCCGCAGTGTCATCAAGGCGTACGACGTGCGGGGTCTGGTCGGCGACGAACTCGACGAACAGTTCGTCGGTGAGATCGGTGGTGCGTTCGCCCGCTTGATGCGGGCTGAGAACGCCACGACGGTGGTCATCGGTCACGACATGCGGGACAGCTCACCGGCGCTGTCGGAGGCGTTCGCCGAAGGCGTCGTCGCGCAGGGTCTCGATGTGGTGCGCATCGGCCTGGCATCCACCGACCAGTTGTACTTCGCCTCGGGTCTGCTGGACTGCCCCGGCGCGATGTTCACTGCGAGCCACAATCCTGCCGCGTACAACGGCATCAAGTTGTGCCGGGCCGAAGCCAAGCCCGTCGGCAGGGACACCGGACTCACCGTCATCAGCGATGAGGTCATCGCCGGGGTGCCCACGCATGACGGGCCCCGCGGCACGAAGTCCGACCGCGACGTGTTGGCCGACTACGGAGAGTTCCTGCGGTCTCTGGTGAGCCTGGCCGAGATGCGGCCGATGAAGGTGGCCGTCGACGCGGGCAACGGGATGGGTGGGCACACCACTCCCGCTGTGCTGGGCGCGATCCCGTCGATCACGCTCGCTCCGCTGTTCTTCGAGCTCGACGGCACGTTTCCCAACCACGAAGCGAATCCGCTCGATCCCGCCAACCTCGTCGACCTCCAGGCGTTCGTGCTGGAGACCGGAGCCGACATCGGGCTGGCGTTCGATGGCGACGCCGACCGATGCTTCGTCGTCGACGAGAAGGGGCGGCCGGTCTCGCCCTCAGCGGTGACGGCGTTGGTCGCCTCGCGGGAACTGAGGCGTGAGATCGGCGCGACGGTGATCCACAACCTGATCACGTCCCGCGCCGTTCCGGAACTCGTCGCCGAGCGCGGGGGCACCCCGGTACGGTCACGCGTCGGACACTCCTTCATCAAGGGGCTGATGGCCGACACCGGCGCGATCTTCGGCGGAGAACATTCGGCGCACTACTACTTCCGCGACTTCTGGGGTGCTGACTCCGGCATGCTGGCGGCGCTACATGTCTTGGCGGCGCTCGGTGAACAGAACCGGCCGTTGTCCGACCTGATGGCCGACTATCAACGCTACGAAGCGTCGGGCGAGGTCAACTTCACCGTCACCGACGCCGAGGCATGTGTCGACAAGGTGTTGTTGTCATACGGCGCGAGGATCCACTCGATCGACCACCTCGACGGTGTGACCGTCGATCTGGGCGACGGGTCGTGGTTCAACCTGCGCATGTCCAACACCGAACCGCTACTGCGGCTCAACGTCGAGGCACGGACGATCGAAGAAGTCGACGAGATCGTCGGACAGATCTCCCAAACGGTCAAAGACCAGACCTCCTCGAATTCTGAGGCGCACACGTGA
- a CDS encoding WhiB family transcriptional regulator has translation MSFEYSDFDHVVRFDDRLLGSVDSAPHTNTGPAPFETPRRPQLSLVPAPIDVAPPLPAIPAMLTPEDDLWQEKALCAQTDPEAFFPEKGGSTREAKRICQGCEVRDACLDYALAHDERFGIWGGLSERERRRLKRGVI, from the coding sequence ATGTCTTTTGAGTACAGCGATTTCGATCACGTGGTCCGTTTTGACGATCGGCTGCTTGGCTCAGTTGACAGCGCGCCGCACACCAATACCGGACCGGCACCGTTCGAGACGCCACGGCGTCCCCAGTTGAGTCTGGTGCCCGCCCCGATTGATGTGGCGCCGCCATTGCCGGCAATCCCGGCAATGCTTACGCCGGAAGACGACCTCTGGCAGGAGAAGGCGCTGTGCGCCCAAACCGACCCCGAGGCGTTCTTCCCCGAGAAGGGCGGCTCGACCCGCGAAGCCAAGCGCATCTGCCAGGGTTGCGAGGTGCGCGACGCGTGCCTTGACTACGCGCTGGCGCATGACGAGCGCTTCGGCATCTGGGGCGGGCTCTCCGAGCGTGAGCGCCGTCGCCTCAAGCGCGGCGTCATCTAA
- a CDS encoding FAD-dependent oxidoreductase: protein MGRSYKHAIVIGASLGGLCAARVLSDVCERVTVYERDELPSGPENRAAVPQGRHVHLLMARGAQEFESLFPGLLDDMVADGVPILENRPDCIYFGAAGHVLGTAHRLQDEFTAYVPSRPMLEWQIRRRVLAIENVDVVHTSVTEPVYDAARGRVTGVLLDSDEMVPADLVVDAAGRGTRLPVWLEKWGYPRPQEDTVDVGIAYASQRVKIPDGLLAEKVVVAGASHEQRVGVGALFYEDGVWNVTTFGIAKAEPPQDFAQICAVADEILPAHFSSALRQGTPLGEMAFHKYPTSRWRRYDKLDRFPDGIFPFGDAVVSFNPTFGQGMTMTAIQAGNLRKVVESGAPDVAKRLAKSTAKTTYPVWMMTVIGDLALHDATTTDETPRWYKPVGSLFDQFLGAAETDPVLAEWFLRRFSLLDSLYMVPSARLVGRTIRHNMKLWLAEKRSA, encoded by the coding sequence ATGGGGCGGAGTTATAAACACGCGATCGTTATCGGGGCCAGCCTCGGGGGCTTGTGCGCGGCCCGGGTGCTGTCCGACGTCTGCGAGCGCGTCACGGTCTACGAGCGCGACGAGCTGCCCAGCGGCCCGGAGAACCGGGCAGCGGTACCGCAGGGCAGGCATGTACACCTGCTGATGGCGCGCGGCGCGCAGGAATTCGAGAGCCTGTTTCCCGGCCTGCTCGACGACATGGTGGCCGACGGTGTGCCGATTTTGGAGAACCGGCCCGACTGCATCTACTTCGGCGCTGCGGGCCATGTGCTGGGAACCGCGCATCGCCTGCAGGACGAGTTCACCGCGTACGTGCCCAGCAGACCGATGCTGGAGTGGCAGATCCGCCGCCGCGTGCTGGCGATCGAGAACGTCGATGTCGTGCACACGAGCGTCACCGAGCCGGTCTACGACGCTGCGCGCGGACGGGTGACCGGTGTGCTGCTCGATTCCGACGAAATGGTGCCCGCCGACCTCGTCGTCGACGCCGCGGGTCGAGGCACCCGGCTGCCGGTGTGGCTGGAGAAGTGGGGTTACCCGCGTCCCCAGGAGGACACGGTCGACGTCGGCATCGCGTATGCCAGCCAACGCGTCAAAATTCCTGACGGCCTGCTTGCCGAGAAGGTCGTCGTGGCAGGTGCGTCGCACGAACAACGGGTCGGCGTGGGCGCACTGTTCTACGAAGACGGCGTGTGGAACGTGACGACCTTTGGTATCGCCAAAGCGGAACCACCACAAGACTTTGCGCAGATCTGTGCCGTGGCCGACGAGATCCTGCCCGCTCACTTTTCGTCCGCGCTACGGCAGGGAACCCCGCTCGGCGAGATGGCGTTTCACAAGTACCCGACCAGCCGGTGGCGTCGTTACGACAAACTCGACCGCTTTCCCGACGGCATCTTCCCGTTCGGCGATGCGGTCGTCAGCTTCAACCCGACCTTCGGCCAGGGCATGACGATGACGGCAATCCAGGCCGGCAACCTGCGGAAGGTCGTCGAGTCCGGCGCTCCCGACGTGGCGAAGCGACTCGCCAAGTCCACGGCGAAGACGACGTACCCAGTGTGGATGATGACCGTGATCGGCGATCTGGCTCTGCACGATGCCACCACCACCGATGAAACGCCGCGGTGGTACAAGCCGGTGGGAAGTCTGTTTGATCAGTTCCTCGGGGCGGCAGAGACGGATCCCGTGTTGGCCGAATGGTTTCTGCGCAGATTCAGCCTCCTCGACAGCCTCTACATGGTCCCGTCCGCGCGCCTCGTCGGCCGCACCATCCGGCACAACATGAAGCTGTGGCTGGCGGAGAAGCGCTCAGCCTGA